From Pelmatolapia mariae isolate MD_Pm_ZW linkage group LG22, Pm_UMD_F_2, whole genome shotgun sequence, a single genomic window includes:
- the cers2a gene encoding ceramide synthase 2a: MLSRLSELIWADWIWFPEGHGWADLTDHDGKVFPKPQDLWATIPIALCFLVIRQIFERTVAIPLASLLGVSDKQRVRAPPNPVLESYFCSTSKHPRQSSIESLSKQTGCSVRQVQRWFRRRRNQDRPSKLKKFREASWRFTFYLLAFFAGLAVLIDKPWFYDVKLIWENFPKMPLLPSQYWYYMIELGFYISLLVSVASDVKRKDFKEQIIHHVATIALISFSWLVNYIRAGTLIMVVHDAADYLMESAKMFNYAGWRRTCNFIFTMFAAVFIVTRLIILPFWIIHTTFVYPLTLYSPFFGFYFFNGLMCVLQVLHIFWAVLILRMVVKFLPGNDIVEDERSDKEETESDDEDGDCERREKSRNGHVQNGHTVLNNNHNVPRSLKARR; this comes from the exons ATGCTGTCTCGGCTGAGTGAACTGATATGGGCGGACTGGATTTGGTTTCCTGAAGGCCACGGCTGGGCTGACTTGACGGATCACGATGGCAAAGTGTTCCCTAAACCTCAGGACCTCTGGGCTACTATACCCATCGCTCTCTGCTTCCTCGTCATCAGGCAGATATTTGAGCG GACTGTCGCGATTCCTCTGGCCTCTCTTCTGGGAGTGAGTGACAAGCAGCGTGTTCGTGCTCCTCCAAATCCAGTCCTGGAGTCCTATTTCTGCAGCACATCAAAGCATCCCAGACAG AGCTCCATTGAGAGTTTAAGCAAACAGACAGGCTGTTCAGTGCGACAGGTCCAGAGGTGGTTCAGGCGCCGGAGGAACCAGGACCGACCCAGCAAGCTCAAAAAATTTAGGGAAGCAAG TTGGagatttaccttttaccttctTGCTTTCTTTGCTGGCCTGGCAGTCCTAATTGAT AAACCATGGTTCTACGATGTGAAGCTGATATGGGAGAACTTCCCAAAAATG CCGCTGCTGCCTTCACAGTATTGGTACTACATGATCGAACTAGGCTTCTACATCTCACTGCTTGTCAGCGTAGCGTCAGATGTCAAGCGAAAG GATTTCAAAGAACAGATAATTCACCATGTGGCCACCATCGCCCTCATCAGTTTTTCTTGGCTGGTCAACTACATCCGGGCAGGGACTTTAATCATGGTGGTTCACGATGCCGCTGACTATTTAATGGAG TCTGCCAAGATGTTCAACTATGCAGGCTGGAGGAGGACCTGCAACTTCATCTTCACCATGTTTGCTGCAGTTTTCATCGTCACCCGCCTCATAATCCTCCCCTtctg GATCATACATACGACGTTTGTGTACCCGCTGACTCTCTACTCCCCCTTCTTCGGCTTCTACTTCTTCAACGGGTTGATGTGTGTGCTGCAGGTCCTGCACATCTTCTGGGCGGTGCTCATCCTGCGAATGGTCGTCAAATTCCTGCCGGGCAAT GACATCGTTGAGGACGAGAGGAGCGATAAGGAGGAAACTGAGTCAGACGATGAAGACGGCGATTGCGAGCGTAGGGAAAAGTCTAGAAACGGGCATGTGCAGAACGGCCACACTGtcctcaacaacaaccaca ACGTCCCACGATCTCTGAAAGCCCGTCGATGA